A genome region from Nocardiopsis exhalans includes the following:
- a CDS encoding Rne/Rng family ribonuclease encodes MLDNEPKNGADGTAGTTETTENKAATPPSGDGAVRVTTPAPAKGARRAAGPPPEPDDVFSPPAMPVTTLAGSGEGGTVKTSVSTSSSRKRTVRAAGRPDDAPAAAPRRTRTRAAAQDKGGAADTAQVTEPAGSDGSAEAREDTRTQGGAKDNDKDSGRSRTRGRTRGRSGRTADRAAEAPAPQVQDDPEEAEETPAEISGGAVFQPPGGMLFQPPVASAPAQTKPKKEKVVEAEPEPEEDTEEESAESPAEETGSDERPSRRRRRRGGRGRGRSRTGEDQDNEDAQGDSAPAESTAKQRERDDRADAEENGTEEASGEDSEDGEDGERGSSSRRRRRRRRRSASGGESTNDDPPNTVVKVREPRQERPIENEVQAVRGSTRLEAKKQRRREGREQGRRRAPIVTESEFLARREAVKRDLVVRRIGDRTQIAVLEDDILVEHYVDRATHRSYVGNVYLGRVQNVLPSMEAAFVDIGKGRNAVLYAGEVNWDSFGLDGQPKRIESVLKSGQSVLVQVTKDPVGHKGARLTSQISLPGRYLVYVPGGSMTGISRKLPDKERARLKTILKKVMPSGAGVIVRTAAEGASEEELERDINRLAKQWESIKRKSKSANAPSLLNSEPDLTVRVVRDVFNEDFSSLVVAGEEAWTTVHEYVDYVAPNLAERLSHWDEDRDVFSEYRIDEQINKALERKVYLPSGGSLIIDRTEAMTVVDVNTGKFTGQGGNLEETVTKNNLEAAEEIVRQLRLRDIGGIIVIDFIDMVLESNRDLVLRRMLECLSRDRTKHQVAEVTSLGLVQMTRKRVGQGLLEAFSHTCDHCNGRGLLVSSDPVENKGGGGGGTGRKKKKGKGEADGASDKAEKQDGDDRPAQAEESAEQPDTKADKTDKGGEKPEKADKPEKATKRSRGRKAAEPVAEAEQAGSSPDAVVEEGSAAVTELAPDVEAPEAEQSVPAKKTRKRSSRAKKAVEPVETAAAAETAAQEPAAEQGEQTPEQPEAPAAEEAPAKRTRRRTSTRKAAAAADGGEGEQAQASGTEQASDADAAETPADGDAEGATERPKRRRTRRTKTAVTSPTGGSTAVDAG; translated from the coding sequence ATGCTCGACAACGAGCCCAAGAACGGTGCCGACGGCACCGCGGGTACAACTGAAACAACCGAGAACAAGGCGGCGACGCCCCCTTCGGGGGACGGCGCGGTTCGGGTGACCACGCCCGCGCCGGCCAAGGGCGCTCGCCGCGCGGCAGGACCACCCCCCGAACCCGACGACGTCTTCTCTCCGCCCGCCATGCCGGTCACCACCCTGGCCGGCTCCGGTGAGGGCGGCACGGTCAAGACCTCGGTGAGTACGTCCAGCTCGCGCAAGCGCACCGTGCGCGCCGCGGGCCGACCGGACGACGCGCCCGCCGCCGCGCCGCGCCGTACGCGTACCCGGGCGGCGGCCCAGGACAAGGGCGGCGCCGCCGACACCGCGCAGGTCACCGAGCCCGCTGGCTCCGATGGCTCCGCCGAGGCCCGGGAGGACACCCGGACCCAGGGCGGCGCCAAGGACAACGACAAGGACTCCGGCAGGAGCCGGACCCGCGGCAGGACGCGTGGCCGTTCGGGCCGGACCGCGGACCGGGCCGCCGAGGCGCCCGCCCCGCAGGTCCAGGACGACCCGGAGGAGGCCGAGGAGACCCCGGCCGAGATCTCCGGCGGCGCCGTCTTCCAGCCGCCCGGCGGCATGCTCTTCCAGCCCCCGGTCGCCAGCGCTCCCGCCCAGACCAAGCCCAAGAAGGAAAAGGTCGTCGAGGCGGAGCCCGAGCCCGAGGAGGACACCGAGGAGGAGTCCGCCGAGAGCCCGGCCGAGGAGACCGGTTCGGACGAGCGCCCCAGCCGTCGCCGTCGTCGCCGCGGCGGCCGCGGCCGCGGCCGCTCGCGCACCGGCGAGGACCAGGACAACGAGGACGCCCAGGGCGACTCCGCGCCCGCCGAGAGCACCGCTAAGCAGCGCGAGAGGGACGACCGCGCCGACGCCGAGGAGAACGGGACCGAGGAGGCCTCGGGTGAGGACTCCGAGGACGGTGAGGACGGCGAGCGCGGCAGCAGCAGCCGTCGCCGTCGGCGCCGCCGTCGGCGGTCGGCCTCCGGCGGCGAGTCCACCAACGACGACCCGCCGAACACCGTGGTCAAGGTGCGCGAGCCGCGCCAGGAACGGCCCATCGAGAACGAGGTCCAGGCGGTCCGCGGTTCCACCCGCCTGGAGGCCAAGAAGCAGCGCCGCCGCGAGGGTCGCGAGCAGGGCCGCCGCCGCGCGCCCATCGTCACCGAGTCCGAGTTCCTGGCCCGCCGCGAGGCGGTCAAGCGTGACCTGGTCGTGCGCCGGATCGGCGACCGCACCCAGATCGCCGTCCTCGAGGACGACATCCTCGTCGAGCACTACGTGGACCGGGCCACGCACCGCTCCTACGTGGGCAACGTGTACCTGGGCCGGGTGCAGAACGTGCTGCCGTCGATGGAGGCCGCCTTCGTCGACATCGGCAAGGGCCGCAACGCCGTGCTGTACGCGGGCGAGGTCAACTGGGACTCGTTCGGCCTGGACGGCCAGCCCAAGCGCATCGAGTCGGTGCTCAAGTCGGGCCAGTCGGTCCTGGTGCAGGTCACCAAGGACCCGGTCGGTCACAAGGGTGCCCGTCTGACCAGCCAGATCAGCCTGCCCGGCCGCTACCTGGTGTACGTGCCCGGCGGGTCGATGACCGGTATCAGCCGCAAGCTCCCGGACAAGGAGCGCGCGCGCCTCAAGACCATCCTCAAGAAGGTGATGCCCTCCGGCGCCGGTGTGATCGTGCGTACGGCCGCCGAGGGTGCCAGCGAGGAGGAGCTCGAGCGCGACATCAACCGTCTCGCCAAGCAGTGGGAGTCGATCAAGCGCAAGTCCAAGTCGGCCAACGCCCCGTCCCTGCTCAACAGCGAGCCGGACCTGACGGTGCGCGTGGTGCGCGACGTGTTCAACGAGGACTTCTCCAGCCTGGTCGTCGCCGGTGAAGAGGCCTGGACCACCGTCCACGAGTACGTGGACTACGTGGCGCCCAACCTCGCCGAGCGCCTGTCGCACTGGGACGAGGACCGCGACGTCTTCTCCGAGTACCGGATCGACGAGCAGATCAACAAGGCCCTCGAGCGCAAGGTGTACCTGCCCAGCGGCGGTTCGCTGATCATCGACCGCACCGAGGCCATGACCGTGGTCGACGTCAACACCGGCAAGTTCACCGGTCAGGGCGGAAACCTCGAGGAGACGGTCACCAAGAACAACCTCGAGGCGGCCGAGGAGATCGTCCGCCAGCTCCGCCTGCGCGACATCGGCGGCATCATCGTCATCGACTTCATCGACATGGTGCTGGAGTCCAACCGCGACCTGGTGCTGCGTCGGATGCTGGAGTGCCTGTCCCGGGACCGGACCAAGCACCAGGTGGCCGAGGTCACCTCGCTCGGTCTGGTGCAGATGACCCGTAAGCGGGTCGGCCAGGGGCTGCTCGAGGCCTTCTCCCACACCTGTGACCACTGCAACGGTCGCGGCCTGCTGGTCTCCAGCGACCCGGTGGAGAACAAGGGCGGCGGCGGTGGCGGCACCGGTCGCAAGAAGAAGAAGGGCAAGGGCGAGGCTGACGGAGCCTCCGACAAGGCAGAGAAGCAGGACGGCGACGACCGTCCCGCGCAAGCCGAGGAGAGCGCCGAGCAGCCCGACACGAAGGCGGACAAGACCGACAAGGGCGGCGAGAAGCCGGAGAAGGCCGACAAGCCCGAGAAGGCCACCAAGCGCAGTCGTGGCCGTAAGGCCGCTGAACCGGTGGCCGAGGCCGAGCAGGCTGGTTCTTCCCCGGACGCTGTGGTTGAGGAAGGCTCGGCCGCTGTGACCGAGCTCGCACCGGACGTCGAGGCCCCCGAGGCCGAGCAGTCCGTCCCGGCGAAGAAGACGCGTAAGCGTTCCTCCCGCGCCAAGAAGGCCGTCGAGCCCGTGGAGACCGCGGCAGCGGCCGAGACGGCCGCGCAGGAGCCCGCCGCGGAGCAGGGTGAGCAGACCCCGGAGCAGCCCGAGGCCCCCGCGGCCGAGGAGGCCCCGGCCAAGAGGACCCGCAGGCGCACCAGCACCCGCAAGGCGGCCGCGGCCGCCGACGGCGGTGAGGGTGAGCAGGCGCAGGCGAGCGGCACCGAGCAGGCCTCGGACGCCGACGCCGCCGAGACACCCGCCGACGGGGACGCGGAGGGCGCCACCGAGCGTCCCAAGCGTCGCCGTACACGGCGGACCAAGACGGCGGTGACCTCACCGACCGGTGGGTCCACCGCGGTCGACGCCGGCTGA
- the rpmA gene encoding 50S ribosomal protein L27 yields the protein MAHKKGASSSRNGRDSNAKRLGVKRFGGQSVSAGEILIRQRGTKFHPGANVGRGGDDTLFALVEGEVKFGSFRGRKAVNIVPAAAE from the coding sequence ATGGCACATAAGAAGGGCGCTTCTTCCAGCCGTAACGGTCGTGACTCGAACGCCAAGCGCCTCGGCGTGAAGCGCTTCGGCGGTCAGTCCGTTTCGGCCGGTGAGATCCTGATCCGTCAGCGCGGCACCAAGTTCCACCCGGGCGCCAACGTCGGCCGCGGTGGCGACGACACGCTGTTCGCGCTCGTCGAGGGCGAGGTCAAGTTCGGCAGCTTCCGCGGCCGCAAGGCCGTCAACATCGTTCCGGCCGCCGCCGAATAG
- a CDS encoding TIGR03960 family B12-binding radical SAM protein produces MSVESIFPRLEALLPQVSKPIQYVGGELNSVVKDWDSTRVRWALMYPDAYEVGVPNQGVQILYEVLNEREGVLAERAYAVWSDMEKLMREHGVPHFTVDSHRPIRAFDVLGLSFASEMGYTNMLTALDLAGIPRRSADRTEEDPLLLAGGHSAFNPEPIADFLDAVVLGDGEEIALAVTEIIREFKDEGEPGGRDGLLLRLAATGGVYVPRFYDVSYRDDGRIAAYTPNRPGVPNTVQKHTVMDLDQWPYPKKPIVPTAESVHERYSVEIFRGCTRGCRFCQAGMITRPVRERNQQTVQKMVEEGVKSSGFQEVGLLSLSSADHSEIGDIAKNLADHYEGTNTGLSLPSTRVDAFNIDLANELTRNGRRSGLTFAPEGGSERMRRVINKMVTEEDLIRTVTAAYAAGWRQVKLYFMCGLPTEEDEDVLAIADLATEVIRTGREVTGRKDIRCTVSIGGFVPKPQTPFQWAAQTSHEDVDARLRKLRDRLRGDRKYGKSIGLRYHEGRPSIVEGLLSRGDRRVGRIVEQVWEAGGRFDGWSEHFSYDRWMKAAEAGLAGTGVDVDWFTTRERAEDEALPWDHLDAGLDRSWLWQDWQDSLHGEESLEIDDCRWNPCYDCGVCPTMGTEIQINDTAGGRPMLPLTVL; encoded by the coding sequence ATGTCCGTCGAAAGCATCTTTCCGCGCCTTGAGGCCCTGCTCCCGCAGGTGAGCAAGCCGATCCAGTACGTGGGCGGTGAGCTCAACTCCGTCGTCAAGGACTGGGACTCCACCAGAGTGCGCTGGGCGCTGATGTACCCGGACGCCTATGAGGTGGGGGTGCCCAACCAGGGCGTGCAGATCCTCTACGAGGTTCTCAACGAACGCGAGGGGGTGCTGGCCGAGCGCGCCTACGCCGTCTGGTCGGACATGGAGAAGCTGATGCGCGAGCACGGGGTCCCGCACTTCACCGTGGACTCGCACCGGCCGATCCGCGCCTTCGACGTGCTCGGGCTGAGCTTCGCCAGCGAGATGGGCTACACCAACATGCTCACCGCGCTGGACCTGGCCGGTATCCCGCGCCGCTCCGCCGATCGGACCGAGGAGGACCCCCTCCTCCTGGCGGGCGGGCACTCCGCCTTCAACCCCGAGCCCATCGCCGACTTCCTGGACGCCGTGGTCCTGGGCGACGGCGAGGAGATCGCCCTCGCCGTCACCGAGATCATCCGCGAGTTCAAGGACGAGGGCGAACCCGGCGGCCGCGACGGCCTGCTGCTGCGCCTGGCCGCCACCGGCGGGGTGTACGTGCCGCGCTTCTACGACGTCAGCTACCGCGACGACGGCCGGATCGCCGCCTACACGCCCAACCGCCCCGGGGTGCCGAACACGGTCCAGAAGCACACCGTGATGGACCTGGACCAGTGGCCCTACCCCAAGAAGCCGATCGTGCCCACGGCCGAGTCCGTGCACGAGCGCTACAGCGTGGAGATCTTCCGCGGCTGCACCCGGGGCTGTCGGTTCTGCCAGGCCGGGATGATCACTCGCCCGGTCCGCGAGCGCAACCAGCAGACCGTCCAGAAGATGGTCGAGGAGGGGGTGAAGTCCTCCGGTTTCCAGGAGGTCGGCCTACTCTCGCTGTCCAGCGCCGACCACAGCGAGATCGGCGACATCGCCAAGAACCTCGCCGACCACTACGAGGGCACCAACACCGGGCTCTCCCTGCCCTCCACCCGGGTGGACGCCTTCAACATCGACCTCGCCAACGAACTCACCCGCAACGGCCGCCGCTCCGGGCTGACCTTCGCACCCGAGGGCGGCAGTGAGCGGATGCGCCGGGTGATCAACAAGATGGTCACCGAGGAGGACCTCATCCGCACCGTCACCGCCGCCTACGCGGCCGGGTGGCGGCAGGTGAAGCTCTACTTCATGTGCGGTCTGCCCACCGAGGAGGACGAGGACGTCCTGGCCATCGCCGACCTCGCCACCGAGGTGATCCGCACCGGCCGCGAGGTCACCGGGCGCAAGGACATCCGCTGCACGGTCTCCATCGGCGGGTTCGTGCCCAAACCGCAGACCCCGTTCCAGTGGGCGGCCCAGACCTCGCACGAGGACGTGGACGCCCGCCTGCGCAAGCTGCGCGACCGGCTGCGCGGCGACCGCAAGTACGGCAAGTCCATCGGGCTGCGCTACCACGAGGGCCGACCCTCCATCGTGGAAGGGCTGCTCTCCCGCGGCGACCGCCGGGTGGGCCGGATCGTCGAGCAGGTCTGGGAGGCGGGCGGCCGCTTCGACGGTTGGAGCGAGCACTTCTCGTACGACCGCTGGATGAAGGCGGCCGAGGCCGGACTGGCCGGGACCGGCGTGGACGTGGACTGGTTCACCACCCGCGAGCGCGCCGAGGACGAGGCCCTGCCCTGGGACCACCTGGACGCCGGGCTGGACCGCTCCTGGCTCTGGCAGGACTGGCAGGACTCCCTGCACGGCGAGGAGTCCCTGGAGATCGACGACTGCCGCTGGAACCCCTGCTACGACTGCGGTGTGTGCCCCACGATGGGCACCGAGATCCAGATCAACGACACGGCCGGGGGCCGCCCGATGCTGCCCCTGACCGTGCTCTGA
- the mreD gene encoding rod shape-determining protein MreD codes for MRAAATLLMVTVAVLAQATVVNRLPFEWGPGPDLVLAAVVAVALTTSPAAAAGCGFAAGLAMDVLPPAEHPMGRYALVLCLAAYVLALLRANTGLGGSAGTGISAWTALGITAVTAAGVGVGYAFVGLVMGDANVTLAAVGRNVAVGALLTTLFAPLVTLPVLWVRSLLTESDFATIQGPTSTGGW; via the coding sequence ATGAGGGCCGCAGCGACCCTGCTCATGGTGACCGTCGCGGTGCTCGCCCAGGCCACCGTCGTCAACCGCCTACCCTTCGAATGGGGCCCCGGCCCCGACCTCGTGCTCGCCGCGGTCGTCGCCGTGGCCCTGACCACCAGCCCGGCCGCGGCCGCCGGATGCGGGTTCGCGGCGGGGCTGGCCATGGACGTGCTGCCCCCGGCCGAGCACCCGATGGGCCGCTACGCCCTGGTGCTGTGCCTGGCCGCCTACGTCCTGGCGCTCCTGCGCGCCAACACCGGCCTGGGCGGCTCCGCGGGCACCGGGATCTCGGCCTGGACCGCCCTGGGCATCACCGCGGTGACCGCCGCGGGCGTGGGCGTGGGATACGCGTTCGTCGGCTTGGTCATGGGCGACGCCAACGTCACCCTCGCCGCGGTCGGCCGCAACGTGGCCGTGGGCGCGCTGCTGACCACGCTGTTCGCGCCGCTGGTCACCCTGCCCGTCCTGTGGGTGCGCTCGCTGCTCACCGAGAGCGATTTCGCCACCATCCAGGGGCCGACCTCCACGGGCGGGTGGTGA
- a CDS encoding TIGR03936 family radical SAM-associated protein — protein MRFASHRDIARALERALRRASVPVAFSAGFSPHPKISYTGAAPTGVASEAEYLELTLAEARRPEEVRVAIDAAMPDGIDVVEVVEARTPGLADRLQASQWRVEMADVDPDDAARAVATYLAAESVEVERMTKKGRRRFDTRPAVLGIDVCSRSHGRAPEDRHATYAILRMVVRHTTPAVRPDDVLTGLRQLADLAPLSSPKMTRLAQGPLDEATGAIADPFDADRPEAHTIESPGPAHDQTNDRRTRAPRPSSPIAGPPQ, from the coding sequence ATGCGCTTCGCGAGCCACCGCGACATCGCCCGGGCACTGGAGAGAGCCCTGCGCAGGGCCTCGGTACCCGTGGCGTTCTCCGCTGGCTTCTCACCACACCCCAAGATCTCCTACACGGGTGCGGCCCCCACCGGGGTCGCCAGCGAGGCGGAGTATCTTGAGCTCACTCTGGCCGAGGCGCGCCGACCCGAAGAGGTAAGGGTCGCGATTGACGCGGCCATGCCCGACGGGATCGACGTGGTCGAGGTCGTCGAGGCCCGCACCCCGGGTCTGGCCGACCGGCTGCAGGCCTCCCAATGGCGCGTGGAGATGGCGGACGTCGACCCCGACGACGCCGCCAGGGCGGTGGCCACCTACCTGGCCGCCGAAAGCGTTGAGGTGGAACGGATGACGAAGAAGGGCCGACGCCGCTTCGACACCCGCCCCGCTGTTCTCGGCATTGATGTGTGTAGCCGATCCCACGGGCGCGCCCCAGAGGACCGACACGCGACATATGCCATACTTCGAATGGTCGTACGGCACACGACACCTGCTGTACGACCGGACGACGTGCTGACCGGCCTTCGCCAACTGGCCGACCTCGCGCCGCTGTCATCACCGAAGATGACCAGGCTGGCGCAGGGGCCACTGGACGAGGCGACAGGTGCGATCGCCGATCCGTTCGACGCGGACCGACCCGAAGCTCACACCATCGAGAGCCCCGGACCCGCGCACGACCAGACGAACGATCGCCGCACCCGCGCACCACGGCCGTCATCGCCCATAGCGGGACCGCCGCAATGA
- the rodA gene encoding rod shape-determining protein RodA — protein MITNLGGPTRPRRDFGRALSTAAGGARRLDWVLIGAVLALGGIGSLLVWSATLPGDGSNPLESTDQLVRHLAHLGVALAACLLLASMDYRTVRAYVPIVYLLTVVGLVLVITPLGAVINGSRGWIVVGGFQFQPSELAKVGLVLALATLLGEPRDGETRPMTRDVLFALLVMVVPLVLVVFQPDLGTSLVLVAIFLGVLALSKAPVIWVASMLASGAVAVFAVLWFDLLEPYQVQRIATLMDPAADPQGAGYNSAQALIAVGSGGFDGTGLFQGEQTHGRFVPEQHTDFIFTVAGEELGFVGAAAIIILFVVVLWRILRIAQGCDLPYPRLLCVGTAAWFGFQGFVNIGMGLGLLPVTGLPLPFVSYGGTAILANMLAVGLVLGVNSRDRGFEF, from the coding sequence ATGATCACGAACCTGGGCGGTCCGACCCGCCCCCGGCGCGACTTCGGACGGGCCCTGTCCACGGCGGCCGGGGGAGCCCGCCGCCTCGACTGGGTCCTGATCGGCGCCGTCCTGGCACTCGGCGGGATCGGCTCCCTGCTGGTGTGGTCGGCGACGCTGCCCGGTGACGGGAGCAACCCGCTCGAATCCACGGACCAGCTGGTCCGCCACCTGGCGCATCTGGGCGTCGCCCTGGCGGCCTGCCTGCTGCTGGCCAGCATGGACTACCGCACGGTTCGCGCGTACGTGCCGATCGTCTACCTGCTGACCGTCGTCGGCCTGGTCCTGGTGATCACCCCGCTCGGCGCGGTGATCAACGGTTCGCGCGGCTGGATCGTGGTCGGCGGTTTCCAGTTCCAGCCCAGTGAACTGGCCAAGGTCGGCCTGGTCCTGGCACTGGCCACCCTGCTGGGCGAACCCCGGGACGGCGAGACCCGTCCCATGACCCGCGACGTGCTGTTCGCTCTGTTGGTGATGGTGGTGCCGCTGGTGCTGGTGGTGTTCCAGCCCGACCTCGGCACCAGCCTCGTGCTCGTCGCGATCTTCCTCGGCGTGCTCGCTCTGTCCAAGGCCCCGGTCATCTGGGTGGCGAGCATGCTCGCCAGCGGTGCGGTCGCGGTGTTCGCGGTGCTGTGGTTCGACCTGTTGGAGCCTTACCAGGTGCAGCGGATCGCCACTCTGATGGATCCGGCGGCCGACCCCCAGGGTGCGGGCTACAACTCCGCCCAGGCGCTGATCGCCGTGGGCTCGGGCGGCTTCGACGGCACCGGGCTCTTCCAGGGCGAACAGACCCACGGGCGGTTCGTGCCCGAGCAGCACACCGACTTCATCTTCACCGTGGCGGGAGAGGAACTCGGGTTCGTCGGGGCCGCGGCGATCATCATCCTGTTCGTGGTGGTCCTCTGGCGGATCCTGCGCATCGCCCAGGGGTGCGATCTGCCGTACCCGCGGCTGCTGTGCGTGGGGACGGCCGCCTGGTTCGGTTTCCAGGGCTTCGTCAACATCGGGATGGGACTGGGGCTGTTGCCCGTGACCGGCCTGCCGCTGCCCTTCGTGTCCTACGGCGGCACCGCGATCCTCGCCAACATGCTGGCCGTCGGTCTGGTGCTGGGCGTCAACTCCCGGGACCGCGGCTTCGAGTTCTGA
- the rplU gene encoding 50S ribosomal protein L21 produces the protein MYAIVRAGGRQEKVSVDDVLNIDRVSDETGATLTWQPILVVDGDNVISEADKLSGYTVTAEVLGETKGPKINIMKYKNKTGYKKRQGHRQKHTQVRVTGIAAK, from the coding sequence GTGTACGCGATCGTGCGAGCGGGCGGCCGACAGGAGAAGGTGTCTGTCGATGACGTTCTGAACATCGACAGGGTCTCCGACGAGACCGGCGCCACCCTTACGTGGCAGCCCATCCTTGTGGTCGACGGTGACAACGTCATCAGCGAGGCCGACAAGCTGAGCGGCTACACGGTTACCGCCGAGGTTCTCGGTGAGACCAAGGGCCCCAAGATCAACATCATGAAGTACAAGAACAAGACCGGTTACAAGAAGCGCCAGGGTCACCGTCAGAAGCACACCCAGGTGCGCGTCACCGGCATCGCGGCGAAGTAG
- the mrdA gene encoding penicillin-binding protein 2 yields the protein MRKPPVGPALPGRRLGWFGLVFAQFLVLVLFAALVARLWYLQVPMADYYRELAVANHHQELVVPATRGQILDSSGRTVVSNKTQLLVSADYHELQGMEDGGAGVLSDLSDVLDVPLEELQQRMRLCGPEVQRPCWPGSPYQPVTLAEDVDGPVALQIMERADDFPGITAQAQAVREYPYGEHAGQMLGYLQPVTQEELEAREELRTQFTGIDMVGRDGLEAVYDKQLRGNAGLRTLGVNNHGEVMDVISERLPEAGTHLVTHMDMNVQKVAERALAKGMAGARPKYKADSGAAVVLDVTNGGVVAMASVPTYDPSIWDGGIDQDTFDAMLSEEAGEPLLSRAVQGTYPPGSTFKVSSMSAAVENGYPLRSTYACPGSVSLAGQSYENYAGAGQGSITLKQAIIASCNTIFYNFGYQMWLKDGGLHPDGDPEEAMAEMARGYGFGSPTGVDLPYETGGRIPDREWKRSFWEQTREVNCERGEKGYPEVAETDPSRAAYLKLLAYEHCVEGFEWRANEAISFAIGQGDVLVSPLQLASAYASIANGGTLYEPRVAKAMVAADGSSVEMIEPTVKNKVPVSDETIKYLQEALAEVTTSGTGGGAFAGFPQDEVAVAGKTGSADAEGRQVSSWFASYAPVEDPQYAIVVLVSQGGTGGETSAPIAREIYEGIYGFSRSGESEDVERGEPLLPGGKPHTELPVVRSDGSIETLEP from the coding sequence GTGCGCAAGCCACCCGTGGGCCCCGCCCTGCCCGGGCGCAGGCTCGGCTGGTTCGGTCTGGTCTTCGCCCAGTTCCTGGTCCTGGTCCTGTTCGCGGCCCTGGTCGCCCGCCTGTGGTACCTCCAGGTGCCCATGGCCGACTACTACCGCGAGCTCGCCGTCGCCAACCACCACCAGGAACTCGTCGTGCCCGCCACCCGCGGGCAGATCCTCGACTCCAGCGGCCGCACCGTGGTCAGCAACAAGACCCAACTCCTGGTCTCGGCCGACTACCACGAGCTCCAGGGCATGGAGGACGGCGGTGCGGGGGTTCTGAGCGACCTCTCCGACGTCCTCGACGTCCCCCTGGAGGAACTCCAGCAGCGCATGCGCCTGTGCGGACCCGAGGTCCAGCGGCCCTGCTGGCCCGGATCGCCCTACCAGCCCGTCACCCTCGCCGAGGACGTGGACGGTCCCGTCGCCCTGCAGATCATGGAGCGCGCCGACGACTTCCCGGGGATCACCGCGCAGGCCCAGGCCGTGCGCGAGTACCCCTACGGAGAGCACGCCGGGCAGATGCTCGGCTACCTCCAGCCCGTCACCCAGGAGGAACTGGAGGCACGCGAGGAGCTGCGCACCCAGTTCACCGGGATCGACATGGTGGGCCGTGACGGCCTCGAAGCCGTCTACGACAAGCAGCTGCGCGGCAACGCCGGACTGCGGACCCTGGGCGTGAACAACCACGGTGAGGTCATGGACGTGATCTCCGAACGCCTCCCCGAAGCCGGCACGCACCTGGTCACCCACATGGACATGAACGTCCAGAAGGTCGCCGAGCGCGCGCTGGCCAAGGGGATGGCGGGCGCACGGCCCAAGTACAAGGCCGACTCCGGCGCCGCCGTCGTCCTGGACGTCACCAACGGCGGGGTCGTGGCCATGGCCAGCGTGCCCACCTACGACCCCAGCATCTGGGACGGCGGCATCGACCAGGACACGTTCGACGCCATGCTCAGCGAGGAGGCCGGGGAACCCCTGCTCTCCCGCGCCGTCCAGGGCACCTATCCGCCCGGCTCCACCTTCAAGGTGTCGTCGATGTCCGCCGCGGTCGAGAACGGGTACCCGCTGCGCAGCACCTACGCCTGCCCCGGTTCGGTCAGCCTGGCCGGGCAGAGCTACGAGAACTACGCGGGCGCGGGCCAGGGCAGCATCACCCTGAAGCAGGCGATCATCGCCTCCTGCAACACCATCTTCTACAACTTCGGCTACCAGATGTGGCTCAAGGACGGCGGGCTGCACCCCGACGGCGACCCGGAGGAGGCCATGGCCGAGATGGCCCGCGGCTACGGTTTCGGCTCGCCCACCGGCGTGGACCTGCCCTACGAGACCGGCGGCCGCATCCCCGACCGCGAGTGGAAGCGCAGTTTCTGGGAGCAGACCCGGGAGGTCAACTGCGAGCGGGGGGAGAAGGGTTACCCGGAGGTGGCCGAGACCGACCCGTCCCGGGCCGCCTACCTCAAGCTGCTCGCCTACGAACACTGCGTGGAGGGCTTCGAGTGGCGGGCCAACGAGGCGATCAGCTTCGCGATCGGCCAGGGCGACGTCCTGGTGAGCCCGTTGCAGCTGGCCAGCGCCTACGCGTCCATCGCCAACGGCGGCACGCTGTACGAACCCCGCGTGGCCAAGGCGATGGTCGCCGCGGACGGATCCAGCGTCGAGATGATCGAGCCGACGGTCAAGAACAAGGTGCCGGTCAGCGACGAGACCATCAAGTACCTCCAGGAGGCCCTGGCCGAGGTGACCACGTCCGGTACCGGTGGCGGCGCGTTCGCGGGCTTCCCGCAGGACGAGGTGGCGGTGGCCGGCAAGACCGGTAGTGCCGACGCCGAGGGGCGCCAGGTGTCGTCCTGGTTCGCCTCCTACGCGCCGGTCGAGGACCCGCAGTACGCCATCGTCGTCCTGGTCTCCCAGGGCGGTACCGGTGGTGAGACGTCGGCGCCCATAGCCCGCGAGATCTACGAGGGCATCTACGGTTTCTCCCGCTCCGGGGAGAGTGAGGACGTGGAGCGGGGCGAACCGCTGCTACCCGGCGGCAAACCGCACACCGAACTGCCGGTCGTCCGCTCGGACGGTTCCATCGAGACGCTGGAGCCCTGA